In one Gaiellales bacterium genomic region, the following are encoded:
- a CDS encoding FMN-binding glutamate synthase family protein gives MAQDKTSSKRNVLGRSSIFTPEVMNDIHVKSELGRYRMRGFSMFKPIPHWDELMFMPGTLTRFVIEGYREKCETKTVLGARFAKKPIELDIPVYITGMSFGALSLEAKMALAKGASMAGSATCSGEGGMIPPERDLSTKWYYQCIQSRYGFNPHHLMLADACEFFIGQGCKVGLGGHLMGQKVTEQVAEMRSLPAGIDQRSPARHPDWLGPDDLSLKVQEIREATDYQIPIQLKLGAARVYDDVRMAAKCGPDIIYLDGAEGGTGAGPHIASEETGIPLMAAIPEARRALEDVGLADSVDLVVAGGIRNGGDIAKCLALGAKAVAIGHSALMALNCNKEIPGVTDYEGTIGVPAGECYHCHTGRCPVGITTQDPELRKRLIVDEAAERVYNFLHTLTLEVQMLARACGKTNIHSLEPEDLCALTTEAAAMAKVPLAGTDYIPGVTERETLSEIRRLLEKKHEEEAVTHVGRPLEAAGE, from the coding sequence ATGGCGCAGGACAAGACCTCCTCCAAGCGCAACGTGCTCGGGCGCAGCTCGATCTTCACGCCCGAGGTCATGAACGACATCCACGTGAAGTCCGAGCTCGGGCGCTACCGCATGCGCGGCTTCTCGATGTTCAAGCCGATCCCGCACTGGGACGAGCTCATGTTCATGCCGGGCACGCTGACCCGGTTCGTGATCGAGGGCTATCGCGAGAAGTGCGAGACGAAGACCGTGCTCGGCGCCCGGTTCGCCAAGAAGCCGATCGAGCTCGATATCCCCGTCTACATCACCGGGATGAGCTTCGGCGCCCTCTCGCTCGAGGCCAAGATGGCGCTCGCCAAGGGGGCGTCGATGGCCGGCAGCGCGACCTGCTCCGGCGAGGGCGGCATGATCCCGCCCGAGCGCGACCTGAGCACGAAGTGGTACTACCAGTGCATCCAGAGCCGGTACGGGTTCAACCCGCACCACCTGATGCTGGCGGACGCGTGCGAGTTCTTCATCGGCCAGGGCTGCAAGGTCGGCCTCGGCGGCCACCTGATGGGCCAGAAGGTGACCGAGCAGGTGGCCGAGATGCGCTCGCTCCCGGCCGGCATCGACCAGCGCTCGCCGGCCCGTCACCCCGACTGGCTCGGCCCGGACGACCTGTCGCTCAAGGTGCAGGAGATCCGCGAGGCGACCGACTACCAGATCCCGATCCAGCTCAAGCTGGGCGCGGCCCGCGTGTACGACGACGTGCGCATGGCGGCCAAGTGCGGGCCGGACATCATCTACCTGGACGGCGCCGAGGGCGGCACGGGCGCGGGCCCGCACATCGCCTCGGAGGAGACCGGCATCCCGCTGATGGCCGCGATCCCGGAGGCCCGCCGGGCGCTCGAGGACGTCGGCCTGGCCGACTCCGTCGACCTCGTGGTCGCGGGCGGCATCCGAAACGGCGGCGACATCGCCAAGTGCCTCGCGCTCGGCGCGAAGGCGGTCGCGATCGGCCACTCGGCCCTGATGGCGCTCAACTGCAACAAGGAGATCCCGGGCGTCACCGACTACGAGGGCACGATCGGCGTGCCCGCCGGCGAGTGCTACCACTGCCACACGGGCCGGTGCCCGGTCGGGATCACGACGCAGGATCCCGAGCTGCGCAAGCGCCTCATCGTCGACGAGGCCGCGGAGCGGGTCTACAACTTCCTGCACACGCTCACGCTCGAGGTGCAGATGCTCGCGCGCGCGTGCGGCAAGACCAACATCCACAGCCTCGAGCCCGAGGATCTGTGCGCGCTCACCACCGAGGCCGCGGCGATGGCGAAGGTGCCGCTGGCCGGCACCGACTACATCCCCGGCGTCACCGAGCGCGAGACGCTGTCCGAGATCCGCCGCCTCCTCGAGAAGAAGCACGAGGAGGAGGCCGTGACCCACGTCGGCCGCCCGCTCGAGGCGGCGGGGGAGTAG
- a CDS encoding serine hydrolase domain-containing protein, translating into MHQKGSDPVRCVDALAASLIAAGATPGAAVAVADRERILWSGHYGQADPAGTPVDAQTLFEIGSISKSFTAACLLRRWRAGELDLDAEMRSVLPWFPFAGITVHHLLSHTGGIICSLGDPPSPATEVLALAETARAPVGSGFWYSNAGYQALGCLLERLTGEPFADTYRREIIEPLGLANTEPLTTIEVRPRLAVGHEPYDDAWPWRLGDPLAPATWVEYTGGDGSVCATVEDLAAYGRSFLPGDAVAERMATPVVEDPEDGSWYGYGVWARTVGGRRWVGHSGSTVGFRAHLWCDVEAGLCAAALVNGKTGAKLLSELALRLAVGDDPPEPELAGLDDPAASVTLDAEPPDELRAICGLYRSHNPWAPTLRVATTEGRPIAIAWGEAEPLTPLPEGGYRLGTLDWSPERLRFELPHDGRFLRAVHGTTAFHRPE; encoded by the coding sequence ATGCACCAAAAGGGGTCTGACCCCGTTCGGTGCGTCGATGCCCTCGCCGCGAGCCTGATCGCGGCGGGGGCGACGCCCGGTGCGGCGGTGGCCGTCGCCGACCGGGAGCGCATCCTGTGGTCGGGGCATTACGGCCAGGCCGACCCGGCGGGCACGCCGGTCGACGCCCAGACGCTGTTCGAGATCGGCTCGATCTCGAAGTCGTTCACGGCCGCCTGCCTGCTGCGCCGGTGGCGGGCAGGCGAGCTCGACCTCGACGCCGAGATGCGGTCGGTGCTGCCGTGGTTCCCGTTCGCCGGGATCACCGTCCACCATCTGCTCAGCCACACCGGCGGGATCATCTGCAGCCTCGGCGACCCGCCCAGCCCGGCGACCGAGGTGCTGGCGTTGGCCGAGACCGCCCGGGCGCCGGTCGGCTCCGGATTCTGGTACTCGAACGCCGGCTACCAGGCGCTCGGGTGCCTGCTCGAGCGGCTGACCGGCGAGCCGTTCGCGGACACCTACCGGCGCGAGATCATCGAGCCGCTCGGCCTCGCCAACACCGAGCCGCTCACGACGATCGAGGTGCGGCCCCGGCTCGCGGTCGGGCACGAACCCTACGACGATGCCTGGCCGTGGCGACTGGGCGACCCGCTCGCTCCGGCCACGTGGGTCGAGTACACCGGCGGCGACGGCAGCGTGTGTGCGACCGTCGAGGATCTGGCCGCCTACGGGCGCAGCTTCCTCCCGGGCGACGCCGTCGCCGAGCGGATGGCGACGCCCGTCGTCGAGGACCCCGAGGACGGCAGCTGGTACGGCTACGGCGTCTGGGCGCGAACGGTCGGCGGCCGCCGCTGGGTCGGCCACAGCGGCAGCACGGTCGGCTTCCGCGCGCACCTGTGGTGCGACGTCGAGGCCGGCCTCTGCGCGGCGGCGCTCGTGAACGGCAAGACGGGGGCGAAGCTGCTCTCCGAGCTCGCGCTGCGTCTCGCCGTCGGCGACGATCCGCCCGAGCCCGAGCTCGCCGGCCTCGACGACCCGGCCGCCTCGGTCACCCTGGACGCCGAGCCGCCCGACGAGCTACGCGCGATCTGCGGCCTCTACCGCTCGCACAACCCGTGGGCGCCGACGCTGCGCGTCGCGACGACCGAGGGCCGGCCCATCGCCATCGCCTGGGGCGAGGCCGAGCCGCTGACGCCGCTCCCGGAAGGCGGCTACCGGCTGGGCACGCTGGACTGGAGCCCGGAGCGGCTGCGCTTCGAGCTGCCCCACGACGGCCGCTTCCTGCGGGCCGTGCACGGGACGACGGCGTTCCATCGGCCGGAATGA
- a CDS encoding NPCBM/NEW2 domain-containing protein, translated as MGRGRTFWAICGTIVAVVAVAIVLIEINSGSSSNAASSATSPGSSGPSSQARTSAPVVTPKASGTYLSDLKPSGNLGEMVNSGPVKISGSIYPKSLSFYCSVGDPTPFPKYALEHGARRFQVTLGLPANSPSGFGAAVMLLGDGRTLRTVSVKAGTPKTVDVSVAGVHTLQLECYGSGNSATGGEAVGLDWGNARISG; from the coding sequence ATGGGGCGAGGGCGAACATTCTGGGCGATTTGCGGAACCATCGTCGCTGTCGTCGCGGTGGCGATCGTGTTGATCGAGATCAACTCCGGCAGCTCGTCGAACGCCGCCTCGTCGGCCACGTCCCCCGGTTCGTCCGGGCCGAGCTCTCAGGCCCGCACGTCCGCCCCGGTGGTGACCCCGAAGGCTTCCGGCACGTATCTCTCAGACCTGAAGCCTTCCGGGAATCTCGGCGAGATGGTGAACTCGGGCCCGGTCAAGATCTCCGGATCGATCTATCCCAAGAGCCTCTCGTTCTACTGCAGCGTCGGCGACCCGACGCCCTTCCCGAAATATGCGCTCGAGCATGGCGCTCGCCGGTTCCAGGTAACGCTTGGACTGCCGGCGAACTCTCCCTCCGGATTCGGGGCGGCCGTCATGCTCCTCGGCGATGGGCGCACTCTCCGGACGGTGAGCGTCAAGGCCGGTACGCCAAAAACGGTTGACGTCAGCGTCGCCGGCGTCCATACCCTCCAGCTCGAGTGCTACGGCTCCGGCAACTCGGCTACCGGCGGCGAGGCTGTTGGCCTCGACTGGGGCAACGCACGTATCTCGGGATGA
- a CDS encoding flavin reductase family protein produces MEHDPRLRLDFREVVGAFATGVTVVTSRVGDLHAGMTLNSFTSVSLNPLLVLVSLAHGTRTLEVVRRSGHYAVNVLHRRQRDVALAFAKPGAPFPPGHTIVDPAGYLAVMHSLAILRCEVTGVHVAGDHDLVVGEVVDFEGSGGEPLIFHRGAFGGLDEDALVPSGRVIGIAGGAW; encoded by the coding sequence GTGGAACACGACCCCCGGCTCCGGCTCGACTTCCGCGAGGTGGTGGGTGCGTTCGCAACCGGGGTCACCGTCGTCACCAGCCGCGTGGGCGACCTGCACGCCGGCATGACGCTCAACTCGTTCACGTCGGTGTCGCTCAACCCGCTGCTCGTGCTCGTCTCGCTCGCGCACGGGACGCGTACGCTCGAGGTCGTGCGCCGCAGCGGCCACTACGCCGTGAACGTCCTGCACCGGCGCCAGCGCGACGTCGCGCTGGCCTTCGCCAAGCCCGGCGCGCCCTTCCCGCCCGGCCACACGATCGTCGATCCAGCCGGCTACCTCGCCGTGATGCACTCGCTCGCCATCCTGCGCTGCGAGGTCACCGGCGTCCACGTCGCGGGCGACCACGACCTGGTCGTCGGCGAGGTGGTGGACTTCGAGGGCTCCGGCGGCGAGCCGCTCATCTTCCACCGCGGCGCCTTCGGCGGCCTCGACGAGGACGCCCTCGTCCCCAGCGGCCGCGTCATCGGCATCGCCGGCGGCGCTTGGTAA
- a CDS encoding glutamine synthetase family protein has translation MSDLDQFVEAPGRSDLVADVRRRIDAEGITYIYYQFVSVTGRIMGKGVPANHWETIAQKGFQLVYGSTANLFVDRHGDYIGYGPEAWELVGIPEPETFAVLPWDRKVARVWCTCFRNREDLDGPGAFLTSDCRGNLRRLQADLEARTGMHLRAGMEPEMMWLKLNPDGTPSVEGQTKPYCYHIDQFSELQPIIHKVIEYAGALGLDMIQGDHEDAPGQVELNFGFDRAEATADNLTTFRQVCKAVGRELGAFPCFMPKPFMGVSANGCHTNLSLWKGDENLFLPEGDNPRMPSQLGLNAIGGILEHLRALTCITAPTVNSYRRFWETGFWAPVFADWGYQNRTTALRVSSPDRFEYRSVDSSVNPYLGLAALTIAMEDGINRKLDPGDPEEGNIYEAIAAGKKVSRVPMTLGEALQALDDDELVKSAMPGEMLRVFEHYKRDEWERYCGEVSDWDVKEYLDVLP, from the coding sequence GTGAGCGACCTCGACCAGTTCGTCGAGGCCCCGGGGCGGTCGGATCTGGTGGCGGATGTCCGCCGCCGCATCGACGCCGAGGGCATCACCTACATCTACTACCAGTTCGTCTCGGTCACGGGCCGGATCATGGGCAAGGGCGTGCCCGCCAACCACTGGGAGACCATCGCCCAGAAGGGGTTCCAGCTGGTGTACGGCTCGACGGCCAACCTGTTCGTCGACCGCCACGGCGACTACATCGGCTACGGGCCCGAGGCCTGGGAGCTCGTCGGGATCCCCGAGCCGGAGACGTTCGCGGTGCTGCCGTGGGACCGAAAGGTGGCCCGCGTCTGGTGCACCTGCTTCCGCAACCGTGAGGACCTCGACGGCCCCGGCGCCTTCCTGACCTCCGACTGCCGCGGCAACCTGCGCCGCCTCCAGGCCGATCTCGAAGCGCGCACCGGCATGCACCTGCGCGCCGGCATGGAGCCCGAGATGATGTGGCTCAAGCTGAACCCGGACGGCACGCCGTCGGTCGAGGGCCAGACCAAGCCCTACTGCTACCACATCGACCAGTTCTCCGAGCTCCAGCCGATCATCCACAAGGTGATCGAGTACGCCGGCGCCCTCGGCCTCGACATGATCCAGGGCGACCACGAGGACGCCCCCGGCCAGGTGGAGCTGAACTTCGGCTTCGACCGGGCCGAGGCCACCGCCGACAACCTGACGACGTTCCGGCAGGTGTGCAAGGCCGTCGGCCGCGAGCTGGGCGCCTTTCCGTGCTTCATGCCGAAGCCGTTCATGGGCGTCTCGGCCAACGGGTGCCACACAAACCTCTCGCTGTGGAAGGGCGACGAGAACCTCTTCCTGCCCGAGGGCGACAACCCGCGCATGCCGTCGCAGCTCGGCCTGAATGCGATCGGCGGCATCCTCGAGCACCTGCGCGCGCTCACCTGCATCACGGCGCCGACGGTGAACTCGTACCGCCGCTTCTGGGAGACCGGGTTCTGGGCGCCGGTGTTCGCCGACTGGGGCTACCAGAACCGCACGACCGCCCTGCGCGTCTCCTCGCCGGACCGGTTCGAGTACCGCTCGGTCGACTCCTCGGTCAACCCGTACCTGGGCCTGGCCGCGCTGACGATCGCGATGGAGGACGGCATCAACCGCAAGCTCGATCCGGGCGATCCCGAGGAGGGCAACATCTACGAGGCGATCGCCGCCGGCAAGAAGGTCAGCCGCGTGCCGATGACGCTCGGCGAGGCGCTCCAGGCCCTCGACGACGACGAGCTCGTGAAGTCGGCCATGCCCGGCGAGATGCTGCGCGTCTTCGAGCACTACAAGCGCGACGAGTGGGAGCGCTACTGCGGAGAGGTGTCCGACTGGGACGTCAAGGAGTACCTCGACGTCCTGCCGTAA
- a CDS encoding FAD-binding oxidoreductase, with the protein MAALPDRVKYLVIGAGVHGLSTAWHLAKEQRSRGEEPDVLIVDKTGIGAGASGIACGVVRNNYFQPAMSELMAANVEVWEQDPPGFSYHPVGYVALGCSTQVSDLTAVYERQQRIGYPSELIVGADKVRSHMKEMFPDWRAQGVEVCLHEEKGGYANNMASMQGLAKKAQEAGARLVTGVRVTGFDMDAAGAVKTVHTDQGDIAVEQVVIGVGPWIASLWEMLGLSDRIDVRTPEGDVHESQEMWTYWYLQEGEIEVDPTLLSLPDGSMPPVLHVDSDAPLYDDDGKLITDELWGNYFKQDLHGVQGGAAPIIVGHEFEVDPYPTASVESSFADMWCASLSHCMERFAGKRGTYANVRSGGVGCFTADSFPIFDYMRPNVYVIADSNHGYKMIGVGREVAQVMTGGHSSVLYPFRFERFATGDLHPVSNSPYPWS; encoded by the coding sequence ATGGCCGCCCTGCCCGACCGCGTCAAGTACCTCGTCATCGGAGCCGGCGTGCACGGGCTCTCCACCGCCTGGCACCTGGCCAAGGAGCAGCGGTCGCGCGGCGAGGAGCCCGATGTGCTCATCGTGGACAAGACGGGCATCGGCGCGGGCGCCTCCGGCATCGCCTGCGGCGTCGTCCGCAACAACTACTTCCAGCCGGCGATGTCCGAGCTGATGGCCGCGAACGTCGAGGTGTGGGAGCAGGATCCGCCGGGCTTCAGCTACCACCCGGTCGGCTACGTCGCCCTCGGCTGCAGCACCCAGGTCTCCGACCTGACCGCCGTCTACGAGCGCCAGCAGCGGATCGGCTACCCGTCGGAGCTGATCGTCGGCGCCGACAAGGTACGCAGCCACATGAAGGAGATGTTCCCCGACTGGCGCGCCCAGGGCGTCGAGGTCTGCCTGCACGAGGAGAAGGGCGGCTACGCGAACAACATGGCCTCCATGCAGGGCCTGGCGAAGAAGGCGCAAGAGGCCGGAGCGCGGCTCGTCACCGGCGTCCGCGTCACCGGCTTCGACATGGACGCCGCGGGCGCGGTCAAGACCGTGCACACCGACCAGGGCGACATCGCCGTCGAGCAGGTCGTGATCGGCGTCGGCCCGTGGATCGCCTCGCTCTGGGAGATGCTCGGCCTATCCGACCGGATCGACGTGCGCACGCCCGAGGGCGACGTCCACGAGAGCCAGGAGATGTGGACGTACTGGTACCTCCAGGAGGGTGAGATCGAGGTCGATCCCACGCTGCTCTCGCTCCCTGACGGCTCGATGCCGCCGGTGCTGCACGTCGACTCCGACGCGCCACTCTACGACGACGACGGCAAGCTGATCACCGACGAGCTGTGGGGCAACTACTTCAAGCAGGACCTGCACGGCGTCCAGGGCGGCGCGGCGCCGATCATCGTCGGCCACGAGTTCGAGGTCGACCCGTACCCGACCGCGAGCGTCGAGTCGAGCTTCGCCGACATGTGGTGCGCGTCGCTCTCCCACTGCATGGAGCGGTTCGCCGGCAAGCGCGGCACGTACGCGAACGTGCGCTCGGGCGGGGTCGGCTGCTTCACGGCCGACAGCTTCCCGATCTTCGACTACATGCGCCCGAACGTGTACGTGATCGCCGACTCGAACCACGGCTACAAGATGATCGGCGTCGGCCGCGAGGTGGCCCAGGTGATGACCGGCGGCCACTCGAGCGTGCTCTACCCGTTCCGGTTCGAGCGCTTCGCGACCGGCGACCTGCACCCGGTGTCGAACAGCCCGTACCCCTGGAGTTGA
- a CDS encoding EamA family transporter — MPAEALALTLAAAALHAGWNVLIARAGDPEGAGAAAVLFAVTVFAPVAILTWDVRAAAIPYMAASAAAELVYFALLAAAYRRSEMSLVYPIARGLAPVLVLIGAAVATSAEPTAPEAAGVVAVAIGVLLVRGVGRRGDLAATAMAVCIAATIAFYTVVDKSGLQHAATIPYFEVVLATQGILYASALSVIRGPGVIRAGFSRWSAAAGVFMFGAYGLVLAALRLAPAASVAAVRETSVVMATGLAAVYLHEHVSRERAIGAVLVCAGVVVLALA, encoded by the coding sequence GTGCCCGCCGAAGCCCTCGCGCTGACCCTGGCCGCCGCCGCGCTGCACGCCGGCTGGAACGTGCTCATCGCCCGTGCCGGCGATCCGGAGGGCGCGGGCGCGGCCGCCGTCCTCTTCGCCGTGACGGTGTTCGCGCCGGTGGCAATCCTGACCTGGGACGTGCGGGCGGCGGCGATCCCGTACATGGCCGCGTCTGCCGCCGCCGAGCTCGTCTACTTCGCGCTCCTTGCCGCGGCCTACCGGCGCTCGGAGATGTCGCTCGTCTACCCGATCGCGCGCGGCCTCGCGCCCGTCCTCGTCCTGATCGGGGCGGCGGTCGCGACGTCCGCCGAGCCGACGGCGCCCGAGGCGGCCGGCGTCGTCGCCGTGGCGATCGGCGTGCTGCTCGTCCGCGGCGTCGGCCGCCGCGGAGACCTGGCCGCGACCGCGATGGCCGTCTGCATCGCCGCCACGATCGCCTTCTACACGGTGGTCGACAAGAGCGGGCTCCAGCACGCCGCGACGATCCCCTATTTCGAGGTCGTGCTGGCGACCCAGGGCATCCTGTATGCGAGCGCCCTCTCGGTCATCCGCGGGCCCGGCGTGATCCGGGCCGGCTTCTCGCGCTGGTCGGCGGCCGCCGGCGTGTTCATGTTCGGGGCGTACGGGCTCGTCCTCGCCGCCCTGCGCCTGGCCCCGGCGGCGTCGGTCGCGGCGGTCAGGGAGACGAGCGTCGTCATGGCGACCGGGCTGGCCGCGGTGTACCTGCACGAGCACGTGTCGCGCGAGCGCGCGATCGGCGCGGTGCTCGTGTGCGCAGGCGTCGTCGTGCTCGCGCTCGCCTAG
- a CDS encoding M14 family zinc carboxypeptidase, whose protein sequence is MPALPALLAALPLITVGPYGPSVHVTQQIGTSAGGRAIMATESGAPQAPRRVLVVGCIHGNECAGIAVIRRLRQLRPPRMFDMWLVPTLNPDGRAADTRQNGHGVDLNRNFSAGWTPHGVPWSTYYSGPRPFSEPETRAARRLIERVRPTLSVWYHQHERLVWAWGRSTAAARRYAHMVGLRLFRSPNPGGTASRWQNHHFSRGSSFAVELPAGTMTAAAVARHVNAILTLVR, encoded by the coding sequence GTGCCGGCCCTTCCCGCACTGCTCGCCGCGCTCCCGCTGATCACCGTCGGCCCGTACGGGCCCTCCGTCCACGTGACGCAGCAGATCGGCACCTCCGCGGGAGGCAGGGCGATCATGGCCACCGAGTCGGGCGCGCCGCAGGCGCCGCGGCGTGTGCTCGTCGTGGGCTGCATCCACGGCAACGAGTGCGCCGGCATCGCGGTGATCCGGCGGCTGCGCCAACTGCGGCCGCCGCGGATGTTCGACATGTGGCTCGTGCCGACTCTGAACCCCGACGGCCGCGCCGCGGACACCCGCCAGAACGGGCACGGCGTGGACCTGAACCGCAACTTCAGCGCCGGGTGGACGCCCCACGGCGTGCCCTGGAGCACCTACTACTCCGGCCCGCGACCGTTCTCGGAGCCCGAGACGCGGGCCGCCCGCCGCCTGATCGAGCGGGTGCGGCCGACGCTCTCGGTCTGGTACCACCAGCACGAGCGTCTCGTCTGGGCCTGGGGGCGGAGCACGGCCGCCGCCCGCCGCTACGCGCACATGGTCGGGCTACGCCTGTTCCGGAGCCCGAACCCCGGCGGCACCGCGTCGCGCTGGCAGAACCACCACTTCTCGCGCGGGTCGTCCTTCGCCGTCGAGCTACCCGCCGGGACGATGACGGCGGCCGCGGTCGCCCGCCACGTGAACGCGATCCTGACGCTCGTCCGGTAG
- a CDS encoding zinc ribbon domain-containing protein → MQHCTNCGAPRDAGANFCGNCGHGFADEPVSEPAAAATTAAPADDTPYGGEMTVAAVLLSLFMPFIALIVALVMRAGELRPSRRGFLKSWAIASGAWLCTGWIVALVIFSSISGSAGGCKGGIDRFSVPTFTSTDNTHWTATYSCYDGGTKTVAYHGQVP, encoded by the coding sequence GTGCAACATTGCACGAACTGTGGAGCGCCCCGCGATGCGGGGGCCAACTTCTGCGGCAACTGCGGCCACGGGTTCGCGGACGAGCCGGTGTCCGAGCCTGCCGCCGCGGCGACGACGGCCGCGCCTGCGGACGACACGCCCTACGGCGGCGAGATGACGGTGGCCGCCGTCCTGCTCTCGCTGTTCATGCCGTTCATCGCGCTGATCGTCGCGCTCGTGATGCGGGCCGGCGAGCTGCGTCCGTCGCGACGCGGGTTCCTGAAGAGCTGGGCGATCGCCAGCGGGGCGTGGCTGTGCACAGGCTGGATCGTCGCGCTCGTGATCTTCTCGAGCATCTCGGGCAGCGCCGGCGGCTGCAAGGGCGGGATCGACCGGTTCTCGGTGCCCACGTTCACGAGCACGGACAACACGCACTGGACCGCCACCTACTCGTGTTACGACGGCGGGACGAAGACTGTCGCGTACCACGGCCAGGTGCCGTAG
- a CDS encoding IclR family transcriptional regulator, with amino-acid sequence MPPTGRPAERRLAAVERALRVLDAFLRVRGDAGTTELSRLTGINASTVSRTLSTLVDAGYVEHVPDTGRYRLGTHLLALSNHVLAGLDLRVLARPHLEALEAEVGETATLSLPSDPDAITVDFVPSRETVASVARIGRASIAHATATGKVMLAFAGGPPRTGRLERFTDRTIVDAAELGRVVDAVRERGWARAIGEREEHLNAIAAPVLGARGELAAILGIQGPDTRFDEPGQDSAAPALVRSAVALSGELGYHGPAVWK; translated from the coding sequence ATGCCTCCCACCGGACGACCGGCCGAACGGCGCCTGGCCGCGGTCGAACGGGCGCTGCGCGTCCTCGACGCCTTCCTGCGCGTCCGCGGCGACGCCGGCACGACCGAGCTCTCCCGCCTGACCGGGATCAACGCGAGCACCGTCTCGCGCACGCTCTCGACGCTCGTCGACGCGGGCTACGTCGAGCACGTCCCAGACACGGGCCGCTACCGGCTCGGCACGCACCTGCTCGCCCTCTCCAACCACGTGCTCGCCGGGCTCGACCTGCGCGTGCTGGCGCGGCCGCACCTGGAGGCGCTCGAGGCCGAGGTCGGCGAGACGGCGACCCTGTCGCTGCCGTCCGACCCCGACGCGATCACGGTCGACTTCGTTCCCAGCCGGGAGACGGTCGCCTCGGTCGCGCGCATCGGCCGCGCCAGCATCGCCCACGCCACGGCGACCGGGAAGGTGATGCTCGCCTTCGCCGGCGGCCCGCCCCGCACCGGGCGGCTCGAGCGGTTCACCGACCGCACCATCGTGGACGCCGCCGAGCTCGGCCGGGTGGTGGACGCCGTGCGCGAGCGCGGCTGGGCGCGGGCCATCGGCGAGCGCGAGGAGCACCTGAACGCGATCGCCGCACCGGTCCTCGGCGCCCGCGGCGAGCTGGCCGCCATCCTCGGCATCCAGGGCCCCGACACCCGGTTCGACGAGCCGGGCCAGGACTCGGCCGCCCCGGCGCTCGTGCGCAGCGCGGTGGCGCTCTCGGGGGAGCTGGGGTATCATGGGCCCGCAGTTTGGAAATAG
- a CDS encoding gamma-glutamyl-gamma-aminobutyrate hydrolase family protein (Members of this family of hydrolases with an active site Cys residue belong to MEROPS family C26.) produces MPVIGVCREMQMLNVALGGTMVQDLSLVEAWRSEPRVQPVVEALVAAAGERVAV; encoded by the coding sequence GTGCCCGTCATCGGCGTCTGCCGCGAGATGCAGATGCTGAACGTCGCGCTGGGCGGGACGATGGTGCAGGACCTGAGCCTGGTCGAGGCGTGGCGGTCGGAGCCGCGCGTCCAGCCGGTCGTCGAGGCCCTCGTGGCCGCGGCCGGCGAGCGCGTCGCGGTCTAG